A single window of Archangium gephyra DNA harbors:
- a CDS encoding NUDIX hydrolase, whose amino-acid sequence MPYTPIIGTLGYVMSPDGTKVLLIHRNARQNDAHLGKYNGLGGKMEPGEDVVSCMRREIREEAGIECTELTLRGTLNWPGFGPKGEDWLGFVFRIDRFEGTPHERNVEGTLSWVPVKDIMSLPLWDGDRHFLPLVFDADPRAFHGVMPYAEGKAVSWSFTRI is encoded by the coding sequence ATGCCCTATACGCCCATCATCGGCACGCTCGGCTACGTCATGTCCCCGGACGGGACGAAGGTGCTGCTCATCCACCGCAACGCGCGTCAGAACGATGCGCACCTCGGCAAGTACAACGGGCTCGGCGGGAAGATGGAGCCCGGCGAGGACGTGGTCTCCTGCATGCGCCGCGAAATCCGCGAGGAGGCGGGCATCGAGTGCACGGAGCTGACGCTGCGGGGCACCCTCAACTGGCCCGGCTTCGGCCCCAAGGGCGAGGACTGGCTGGGCTTCGTCTTCCGCATCGACCGCTTCGAGGGCACGCCGCACGAGCGCAACGTGGAGGGGACGCTCTCGTGGGTGCCGGTGAAGGACATCATGAGCCTGCCGCTGTGGGACGGGGACCGGCACTTCCTGCCGCTGGTATTCGACGCGGACCCGAGGGCCTTCCATGGCGTCATGCCCTACGCGGAGGGCAAGGCGGTGAGCTGGTCCTTCACGCGAATCTGA
- a CDS encoding Uma2 family endonuclease, whose amino-acid sequence MERDRRGNAEAFPQAPSQQEWEAMSVEEREQVVASLPGEVTWDEMAMPEGDRHLQAKVSALDVLRGHFNRHRRHKLYLGAELPVYYPDERRFAPDLLAVRDVERHERDKWVVSAEGKGLDWVMEVHVGGDRKKDAEYNVRRYARLGIPEYFIYDRKKERLVAYRLPESGPRKYEAIPLVRGRYRSEQLGLDLQVEEGRLRFWAGRRPLLESDERIAGLKREARQLRRRAAEEARRVAEEARRREAAERQLAKLRTELKRLRTRGA is encoded by the coding sequence ATGGAGCGCGATCGGCGGGGCAACGCGGAGGCCTTTCCCCAAGCACCCTCCCAGCAGGAGTGGGAGGCGATGAGCGTGGAGGAGCGAGAGCAGGTGGTGGCCTCACTGCCCGGTGAGGTGACGTGGGATGAGATGGCCATGCCGGAGGGCGACCGGCACCTGCAGGCGAAGGTGAGCGCGCTGGATGTGCTGAGGGGTCACTTCAACCGCCATCGGCGGCACAAGCTGTACCTGGGGGCGGAACTGCCCGTGTACTACCCGGACGAGCGGCGTTTCGCGCCGGACCTGTTGGCGGTGCGGGACGTGGAGCGGCACGAGCGGGACAAGTGGGTGGTGAGCGCCGAGGGGAAGGGGCTGGACTGGGTGATGGAGGTGCACGTGGGGGGCGACCGCAAGAAGGACGCCGAATACAACGTGCGGCGCTACGCCCGGCTGGGCATTCCCGAATACTTCATCTACGACCGGAAGAAGGAGCGGTTGGTGGCGTATCGGCTACCGGAGTCCGGGCCGAGGAAGTACGAGGCCATTCCGCTGGTTCGGGGGCGCTACCGCTCGGAGCAGTTGGGGTTGGACCTGCAGGTGGAGGAGGGGCGGCTGCGCTTCTGGGCGGGGCGCAGGCCCCTGCTGGAGTCGGACGAGCGCATCGCCGGGCTGAAGAGGGAGGCGCGGCAGTTGCGGCGGCGCGCAGCCGAAGAGGCGCGTCGCGTGGCCGAAGAAGCACGGCGCCGGGAGGCGGCGGAGCGACAGCTCGCGAAGTTGCGAACCGAGTTGAAGCGGCTCAGGACACGGGGGGCCTGA
- a CDS encoding neutral zinc metallopeptidase — translation MKWQGGRRSSNIEDRRGTGVGRPLAIGGGATTLVVALLVMLLGGDPSVLLSGDPQGPSGGVGGSGRPVDPAQAQLEDFVSVILADTEDTWPRLLEPLGVRYVQPRLVLFSEAVESGCGFQESAVGPFYCPMDQRVYLDLGFFRELDRRFGAPGDFAQAYVVAHEVGHHVQNLLGVSERVHAQRGRTSRAQANALSVLQELQADCFAGIWAHHAQRQRQLLEQGDVEEGLRAASAIGDDTLQRRSGGHVVPESFTHGSSAQRVEWFRRGLEQGTVEACDTFRGAR, via the coding sequence ATGAAGTGGCAAGGGGGTCGTCGCAGCTCGAACATCGAGGACCGGCGCGGCACGGGAGTGGGACGTCCGCTGGCCATCGGAGGCGGTGCCACCACCCTCGTGGTCGCACTGCTGGTGATGCTGCTCGGCGGCGACCCCTCCGTCCTGCTGTCCGGAGACCCCCAGGGCCCCTCGGGGGGCGTCGGCGGCTCGGGCCGCCCCGTGGACCCCGCCCAGGCCCAGCTCGAGGACTTCGTCTCCGTCATCCTCGCCGACACCGAGGACACCTGGCCCCGCCTGCTCGAGCCCCTCGGCGTGCGCTACGTCCAGCCGCGCCTCGTCCTCTTCTCGGAGGCCGTGGAGTCCGGCTGTGGCTTCCAGGAGAGCGCCGTGGGGCCCTTCTATTGTCCCATGGACCAGCGCGTGTACCTGGACCTCGGCTTCTTCCGCGAGCTCGACCGCCGCTTCGGCGCGCCCGGTGACTTCGCCCAGGCCTACGTCGTCGCACATGAGGTGGGGCACCACGTGCAGAACCTGCTCGGCGTCTCCGAGCGCGTCCACGCCCAGCGCGGCCGCACGTCCCGCGCCCAGGCCAACGCCCTCTCCGTCCTCCAGGAGCTCCAGGCCGACTGCTTCGCCGGCATCTGGGCCCACCACGCCCAGCGCCAGCGCCAGCTTCTCGAGCAGGGGGACGTCGAGGAGGGCTTGAGGGCCGCCTCGGCCATCGGCGACGACACGCTCCAGCGGCGCTCCGGCGGCCATGTGGTTCCTGAATCCTTCACCCACGGCTCCTCGGCCCAGCGCGTCGAGTGGTTCCGCAGGGGACTCGAGCAGGGCACCGTCGAGGCGTGTGACACGTTCCGCGGCGCGCGGTGA
- a CDS encoding membrane dipeptidase, producing MSSRQPLFLVAFLCVLGASAPAGAQAVYGYADLHSHLMAEHSFGGGWFAGKLEGPMDVAVQRCDGNFPFKSHAATRFPVVSELLGDDTGWHEGKKRGYDRRQCQYFLGIKIPGTCPQTHFEQWPMWNAIAHQQMWQGWLQQAYQNGLRVMVVSVAESNFLCSNTAPSTRRYDCDEMASIKRQISAAQGFVSRNSGWVGIATTPAQARSLIQQGKLALVLAVEVTQLFPSGDYLAQLDELRSMGVRSVQVVHHADNRFGGAAPIKELIGAANKIETITFSEQTRINDIVCRNGSGSSGTCNGDTYLNERGLTAEGDALVRAMMDRGMLVDVAHLSRKGFVNVYQIAQQRGNYPLLYSHAHMWNTIDSSVDRHEKYIKQDEIQMITNTGGMVGLRTGPEPTVQYGSAVSNSCQGSARSFAQSLMYAVDNGLKVGFGADLNGFTSQLKPRYNFFGCYSDFNQINNAGGPNDLHKKGLAHVGLLPTLMSDLQAVGTPSYYLDHLNRSAENFLQMWERSASMATVQTGNWTGWLNRDGPSGSGDWEGLSDFVLAGQTCSSPVGIECQNTSGVNWTQTGEVYTCAPTVGGICNNANQSDGYCQDYRVRFLCPMSGTFSYSASNTNSAQQNTPTHNVLLNAGQTIQLGTCSVSGASGSGDTYLRLYGPGGTQVAVNDDSCGLLTYMSFTATQSGTYQIRAGCYSSNSCSGTVAYTIQ from the coding sequence ATGAGCTCCCGTCAGCCTCTCTTCCTGGTGGCGTTCCTCTGCGTGCTGGGCGCGAGCGCCCCGGCCGGCGCGCAGGCCGTCTATGGCTATGCGGATCTCCACTCGCACCTGATGGCCGAGCACAGCTTCGGCGGTGGCTGGTTCGCGGGCAAGCTGGAAGGCCCCATGGACGTGGCGGTCCAGCGCTGTGACGGCAACTTCCCGTTCAAGTCCCACGCGGCCACGCGCTTCCCCGTCGTGTCGGAGCTGCTCGGCGACGACACCGGCTGGCACGAGGGCAAGAAGCGCGGGTACGACCGGCGCCAGTGCCAGTACTTCCTGGGCATCAAGATTCCCGGCACCTGCCCGCAGACGCACTTCGAGCAGTGGCCCATGTGGAACGCCATCGCCCACCAGCAGATGTGGCAGGGCTGGTTGCAGCAGGCCTACCAGAACGGCCTGCGCGTCATGGTCGTGTCGGTGGCCGAGTCCAACTTCCTCTGCAGCAACACGGCTCCCTCCACGCGCCGGTACGACTGCGACGAGATGGCCTCCATCAAGCGGCAGATCTCCGCGGCGCAGGGCTTCGTCTCGCGCAACAGCGGGTGGGTGGGCATCGCCACCACGCCGGCCCAGGCGCGCTCGCTCATCCAGCAGGGCAAGCTCGCGCTCGTCCTGGCCGTCGAGGTGACGCAGCTCTTCCCCTCGGGTGACTACCTCGCGCAGCTCGATGAGCTCAGGAGCATGGGGGTGCGCTCGGTGCAGGTGGTGCACCATGCGGACAACCGCTTCGGTGGCGCGGCTCCCATCAAGGAGCTGATCGGCGCGGCCAACAAGATCGAGACCATCACCTTCAGCGAGCAGACGCGCATCAACGACATCGTCTGCCGCAACGGCTCGGGCAGCTCCGGCACGTGCAACGGCGACACCTATCTCAACGAGCGGGGCCTCACCGCCGAGGGCGACGCCCTGGTCCGCGCGATGATGGACCGCGGCATGCTGGTGGACGTGGCGCACCTGTCGCGCAAGGGCTTCGTCAACGTCTATCAAATCGCGCAGCAGCGCGGGAACTACCCGCTGCTCTACTCGCACGCGCACATGTGGAACACGATCGACTCCTCCGTGGACCGCCACGAGAAGTACATCAAGCAGGATGAGATCCAGATGATCACCAACACGGGTGGCATGGTGGGTCTGCGCACGGGTCCCGAGCCGACCGTCCAGTACGGCTCCGCCGTCAGCAACAGCTGCCAGGGCTCGGCCAGGTCCTTCGCCCAGTCGCTCATGTACGCCGTGGACAACGGCCTGAAGGTCGGGTTCGGCGCGGACCTCAACGGCTTCACCTCGCAGCTCAAGCCCCGCTACAACTTCTTCGGCTGCTACTCGGACTTCAATCAGATCAACAACGCGGGCGGGCCCAATGACTTGCACAAGAAGGGCCTGGCGCACGTGGGTCTGCTGCCGACGCTGATGTCGGATCTCCAGGCCGTGGGGACGCCGTCCTATTACCTGGACCACCTGAACCGCTCCGCGGAGAACTTCCTGCAGATGTGGGAGCGCAGCGCGAGCATGGCCACGGTGCAGACCGGCAACTGGACCGGCTGGCTGAACCGGGATGGCCCGAGCGGCTCGGGTGACTGGGAGGGCCTGAGTGACTTCGTCCTCGCCGGCCAGACCTGCTCCAGCCCCGTCGGCATCGAGTGCCAGAACACCTCCGGGGTGAACTGGACGCAGACGGGCGAGGTCTACACCTGCGCCCCCACCGTGGGCGGCATCTGCAACAACGCGAACCAGTCCGATGGCTACTGCCAGGACTACCGGGTGCGCTTCCTCTGCCCCATGAGCGGCACGTTCAGCTACAGCGCCAGCAACACCAACAGCGCGCAGCAGAACACCCCCACGCACAACGTGCTGCTCAACGCCGGGCAGACCATCCAGCTCGGCACCTGCTCGGTCAGTGGCGCCTCCGGCTCGGGTGACACCTACCTGCGGCTGTATGGCCCGGGTGGCACCCAGGTGGCCGTCAATGATGACAGCTGTGGGTTGCTCACCTACATGAGCTTCACGGCCACGCAGAGCGGCACGTATCAGATCCGCGCGGGCTGCTACTCGAGCAACAGCTGCAGCGGCACGGTGGCCTACACCATCCAGTAG
- a CDS encoding ABC transporter ATP-binding protein, whose amino-acid sequence MGTLFRQLPGTFRLFWEASPRGAVVLGLLTLVAALVPAAIAWVGKLIVDGVVAASTGGGEAARERVLRLVMLEFGLMVGSVTLDRALSLTRELLRAGLGNLLNERILQKALQLELRHFEDSDTYDKMQNARREANSRPLALVMDAFSIVRNAVTLSTYAVLLVALSPWSVVVLVAASIPAFIAEARLAAEGFRLYSWRAPEGRKLNYLEWILTRDNHVKEVKVFALGPLVLGRYRTLFRKFFLEDRALALKRMGWGLGLGLLSLGAFYACYAFVANRAAQGTITLGDMTLYLGVFRAGQTAFQGILSSVGSMYEGALFMSNLFAYLEIPTGQEAPRVLPAHTPPRGRGNAIELRNVSFRYPGKKEWALRNLSLKLEPGEKLALVGENGAGKSTLVKLLLRLYEPTEGELFYGGVNLKDMDPGDLRSRFGAVFQDFVRYQFSVAENIGLGHVPALEDRNRIVRAAEQGGASAVISALPNQYDTMLGGWFEKGQELSGGQWQKLGVSRAFMREDAEVLILDEPTASIDAESEHALFERFQELAADRIALVISHRFSTVRMADRIAVLHNGEVEELGSHAELMARNGRYAHLFNLQARGYRD is encoded by the coding sequence ATGGGCACCCTCTTCCGGCAGCTGCCGGGCACCTTCCGGCTCTTCTGGGAGGCGAGTCCCCGGGGCGCGGTGGTGCTCGGGCTGCTGACGCTGGTGGCGGCGCTGGTGCCGGCGGCCATCGCCTGGGTGGGCAAGCTCATCGTGGACGGGGTGGTGGCGGCGTCGACGGGCGGAGGCGAGGCCGCGCGCGAGCGGGTGCTGCGGCTGGTGATGCTGGAGTTCGGGTTGATGGTGGGCTCGGTGACGCTGGACCGGGCGCTGTCGCTCACGCGCGAGCTGCTGCGCGCCGGCCTCGGCAACCTGCTCAACGAGCGGATCCTCCAGAAGGCCTTGCAGCTGGAGCTGCGGCACTTCGAGGACTCGGACACGTACGACAAGATGCAGAACGCGCGGCGCGAGGCCAACAGCCGGCCGCTGGCGCTGGTGATGGATGCGTTCTCCATCGTGCGCAACGCGGTGACGCTGTCCACGTACGCGGTGCTGCTGGTGGCGCTGTCGCCGTGGAGCGTGGTGGTGCTGGTGGCGGCGAGCATCCCGGCGTTCATCGCCGAGGCGCGGCTGGCGGCGGAGGGCTTCCGGCTCTACTCGTGGCGGGCGCCCGAGGGGCGCAAGCTGAACTACCTGGAGTGGATCCTCACGCGGGACAATCACGTGAAGGAGGTGAAGGTGTTCGCGCTGGGTCCGCTGGTGCTGGGGCGCTACCGGACGCTGTTCCGCAAGTTCTTCCTGGAGGACCGGGCGCTGGCGCTCAAGCGGATGGGGTGGGGGCTGGGGCTGGGGCTGCTGTCGTTGGGGGCGTTCTACGCGTGCTACGCGTTCGTGGCGAACCGGGCGGCGCAGGGCACCATCACGCTGGGCGACATGACGCTGTACCTGGGGGTGTTCCGGGCGGGGCAGACGGCGTTCCAGGGGATTCTCTCCAGCGTGGGCAGCATGTACGAGGGAGCGCTCTTCATGAGCAACCTCTTCGCGTACCTGGAGATCCCCACGGGGCAGGAGGCGCCGAGGGTGCTGCCGGCGCACACGCCGCCGAGGGGCCGGGGCAACGCCATCGAGCTGCGCAACGTGTCGTTCCGCTACCCGGGGAAGAAGGAGTGGGCGCTGCGCAACCTGTCGTTGAAGCTGGAGCCGGGGGAGAAGCTGGCGCTGGTGGGGGAGAACGGGGCGGGGAAGAGCACGCTGGTGAAGCTGCTGCTGCGCCTGTACGAGCCGACGGAGGGGGAGCTCTTCTACGGGGGCGTGAACCTGAAGGACATGGACCCGGGGGATCTGCGCTCGAGGTTCGGCGCGGTGTTCCAGGACTTCGTGCGCTACCAGTTCAGCGTGGCGGAGAACATCGGGTTGGGGCACGTGCCGGCGCTGGAGGATCGCAACCGCATCGTCCGGGCGGCGGAGCAGGGCGGGGCGAGCGCGGTGATTTCGGCGCTGCCCAACCAGTACGACACGATGCTGGGCGGCTGGTTCGAGAAGGGGCAGGAGCTGAGCGGTGGGCAGTGGCAGAAGCTGGGAGTGTCCCGGGCGTTCATGCGAGAGGACGCGGAGGTGCTCATCCTGGACGAGCCGACGGCGAGCATCGACGCGGAGTCGGAGCACGCGCTGTTCGAGCGCTTCCAGGAGCTGGCGGCGGACCGCATCGCGCTGGTGATCTCCCACCGGTTCTCGACGGTGCGGATGGCGGACCGGATCGCCGTGCTGCACAACGGCGAGGTGGAGGAGTTGGGGAGCCACGCGGAGCTGATGGCGCGCAACGGACGCTACGCGCACCTGTTCAACCTGCAGGCCCGGGGCTACCGGGACTGA
- a CDS encoding TauD/TfdA family dioxygenase, giving the protein MTALPSPVSSFPWPGRVLEGPAAWRGAELARSETWIHRFSAGELAELDGALAGVRGLPRPVLDVTRENFVLPTLGPLLAEVKRELLRGRGFILFRGLPAERYTLAELATLFWGLGTYLGTAVSQNGQGHVLGHVKDLGYDANNPSTRLYQTNQRQGYHTDSADLVGLLCVRPSMRGGLSSLASTVTVYNEMFRRRPDLARVLFEPFHTDHRNEYRPGHKPYFSIPVLNFHAGELTGIYQRRYIESAQRFEDAPRLTAPQVEALDLFDALLDDPELHLEMRLEPGDMQFIHNHQLLHDRTAFEDWPEPGRRRHLLRLWLCPPDGRELPPIFRERYGSVEVGRRGGVHVPASELKAPLEG; this is encoded by the coding sequence ATGACCGCCCTGCCTTCTCCCGTCTCGAGCTTCCCCTGGCCCGGCCGCGTCCTCGAAGGACCCGCCGCGTGGCGAGGCGCCGAGCTCGCCCGGAGCGAGACGTGGATCCACCGCTTCTCCGCCGGCGAGCTGGCCGAGCTGGACGGGGCGCTCGCGGGAGTCCGGGGGCTGCCGCGCCCGGTGCTGGACGTCACGCGGGAGAACTTCGTCCTTCCGACGCTGGGGCCACTCCTGGCGGAGGTGAAGCGCGAGCTGCTGCGGGGGCGGGGCTTCATCCTCTTCCGGGGCCTGCCGGCGGAGCGCTACACGCTGGCGGAGCTGGCGACGCTGTTCTGGGGACTGGGCACGTACCTGGGCACGGCGGTGTCGCAGAACGGGCAGGGGCACGTGCTCGGGCACGTGAAGGACCTGGGCTACGACGCCAACAATCCCAGCACGCGCCTGTACCAGACGAACCAGCGGCAGGGGTACCACACGGACTCGGCGGACCTCGTGGGCCTGTTGTGCGTGCGCCCGTCCATGCGGGGAGGGCTCAGCAGCCTGGCCAGCACGGTGACGGTCTACAACGAGATGTTCCGGCGCCGGCCGGACCTGGCGCGTGTGCTGTTCGAGCCCTTCCACACGGACCACCGCAACGAGTACCGGCCGGGCCACAAACCCTACTTCTCCATCCCGGTGCTCAACTTCCACGCGGGCGAGCTGACGGGCATCTACCAGCGCCGCTACATCGAGTCCGCGCAGCGCTTCGAGGACGCGCCCCGGCTGACGGCGCCGCAAGTGGAGGCGTTGGACCTGTTCGACGCGCTGCTCGACGATCCCGAGCTGCACCTGGAGATGCGGCTGGAGCCCGGGGACATGCAGTTCATCCACAACCACCAGCTGTTGCACGACCGGACGGCCTTCGAGGACTGGCCGGAGCCCGGGCGGCGCAGACACCTGCTGCGGCTGTGGCTGTGTCCGCCGGATGGCCGCGAGCTGCCTCCCATCTTCCGCGAGCGCTATGGCAGCGTGGAGGTGGGGCGGCGCGGAGGCGTGCATGTGCCCGCCAGCGAGCTGAAGGCCCCGCTCGAGGGGTGA
- a CDS encoding APC family permease: protein MSNPSSVGRTRVIGFGALLALALNGVIGSAIFALPAQVAGLFGGAAPVSYFGVALVTLAIVLCFAELGSRFERDGGPYLYAREAFGPFIGFQTGWVFALSRLASVAAISNASAAYAGHLVPWLATPLGRGLYISIILLALTGLNVLGVRQGALAVVLLTIGKLLPLGVFVAVGLGSAPAVELGPAVLPPLSGAVEAALLLVFAFGGFETASIPTEEMVSPRRHLPVALVTSLLLIAVVYASIQFVAQRAVPDLARSPAPLATAAEAFLGAPGALLIGLGAVVSTLGTASGNLLVAPRLLHALASNGQLPSVLARLHPRFHTPHVAVALFAACAWALALSSNFGALAAASSVGRLMVFGTSCAAVLALRREPAPDAQRVFTVPGGAAVPVLGASLCLLLLAGCSRTQLLATATLVATGALLYAVARAVAARTAARQQVRPDTR, encoded by the coding sequence ATGAGCAACCCCTCTTCCGTGGGCCGCACGCGCGTCATCGGCTTTGGCGCACTGCTCGCACTGGCGTTGAATGGAGTGATTGGCTCGGCCATCTTCGCCCTGCCGGCGCAGGTGGCGGGGTTGTTCGGCGGAGCGGCCCCGGTGTCCTACTTCGGGGTGGCGCTGGTGACGCTGGCCATCGTCCTGTGCTTCGCGGAGCTGGGCAGCCGCTTCGAGCGCGACGGAGGCCCGTACCTCTACGCGCGCGAGGCCTTCGGTCCCTTCATCGGTTTCCAGACGGGCTGGGTCTTCGCGCTCAGCCGCCTGGCGTCGGTGGCGGCCATCTCCAATGCCAGCGCGGCCTACGCGGGCCACCTCGTGCCGTGGCTCGCCACGCCGCTGGGGCGCGGGCTGTACATCTCGATCATCCTGCTCGCGCTCACGGGGCTCAATGTGCTCGGGGTGCGCCAGGGCGCACTGGCCGTGGTGCTGCTGACCATTGGCAAGCTGTTGCCGCTCGGTGTCTTCGTAGCGGTGGGACTGGGCTCCGCGCCGGCCGTGGAGCTGGGCCCGGCGGTGCTGCCGCCCCTGAGTGGTGCGGTGGAGGCCGCGCTGCTGCTCGTCTTCGCCTTCGGAGGCTTCGAGACGGCGAGCATTCCGACGGAGGAGATGGTGTCACCGCGCCGGCACCTGCCGGTGGCGCTCGTCACGTCGCTGCTGCTCATCGCGGTGGTGTACGCGTCCATCCAGTTCGTCGCGCAGCGCGCGGTGCCGGACCTCGCGCGCTCCCCGGCGCCCCTGGCCACGGCGGCCGAGGCCTTCCTCGGTGCTCCGGGGGCCCTCCTCATCGGCCTGGGCGCGGTGGTCTCCACGCTGGGCACCGCGAGTGGAAACCTGCTCGTCGCCCCGCGGCTGCTGCACGCCCTGGCCTCCAACGGACAGCTCCCATCGGTGCTCGCCCGGTTGCACCCGCGCTTCCACACGCCGCACGTGGCGGTGGCCCTCTTCGCGGCGTGTGCCTGGGCCCTGGCGCTCTCGTCCAACTTCGGGGCGCTCGCGGCCGCGAGCTCCGTGGGCCGGTTGATGGTCTTCGGGACGAGCTGCGCGGCGGTGCTGGCGTTGCGCCGCGAGCCAGCCCCGGACGCGCAGCGCGTCTTCACCGTGCCGGGTGGAGCGGCCGTGCCGGTGCTCGGGGCCTCCCTGTGTCTGTTGTTGCTCGCCGGGTGCTCTCGCACACAGTTGCTCGCCACCGCGACGCTGGTGGCCACGGGCGCGCTCCTCTACGCGGTGGCCCGGGCCGTGGCCGCGCGCACCGCCGCCCGGCAGCAGGTGCGGCCCGACACGCGGTGA
- a CDS encoding RIO1 family regulatory kinase/ATPase, protein MYLVRHHGEVVAAKIYKEREHRNFRNNSGYREGRQVRNSRTARAIAKGSRFGVQAAEDAWKTAEADALGKLFAAGVCVPKPVMFYEGVLLMELVLDLEGHPAPRLEEAALTAEEASALYFDLRNQAIRMLCCDLIHGDLSAFNILLGNRGATIIDFPQVVDAAANSQAEFFFKRDVENLRRYFEAADPSLRARAGDAAEIWRAYTKRELTPDFVPTGRFQGDGPRRDNRFNGPPRGDRPQGDRPPRGDRPQGERFPRGTGDGPRPWREQGARSPEQQGPREMRPQGDRPPRNDRPMGDRPPRNDRPQGERFPQADRPPRNDRPQGERFPQADRPPRNDRPQGERFPRGDRPPRGDRPQGERFSQGDRPPRNDRPQGERFPQGERARGERFPRGNGEGQRQWGEQGARPSEQQPGQQGPRGRPPERRSDRPDRGPRQPRSGGGGPAVSYVKSPAVPSASPSKPEDES, encoded by the coding sequence GTGTATCTTGTCCGCCACCACGGAGAGGTGGTCGCCGCCAAGATCTACAAGGAGCGCGAGCACCGCAACTTCCGCAACAACTCGGGCTACCGCGAGGGCCGGCAGGTGCGCAACAGCCGCACGGCGCGCGCCATCGCCAAGGGAAGCCGCTTCGGGGTGCAAGCCGCCGAGGACGCGTGGAAGACGGCCGAGGCGGACGCGCTGGGCAAGCTGTTCGCGGCCGGCGTGTGCGTGCCCAAGCCGGTGATGTTCTACGAGGGCGTGCTGCTGATGGAGCTGGTGCTGGACCTCGAGGGTCACCCGGCGCCGCGGCTGGAGGAGGCGGCGCTGACGGCGGAGGAGGCCTCGGCGCTGTACTTCGACCTGCGCAACCAGGCCATCCGGATGCTGTGCTGCGACCTCATCCACGGGGACCTGTCGGCCTTCAACATCCTGTTGGGCAACCGCGGGGCCACCATCATCGACTTCCCACAGGTGGTGGACGCGGCGGCCAACAGCCAGGCCGAGTTCTTCTTCAAGCGCGACGTGGAGAACCTGCGCCGCTACTTCGAGGCGGCGGACCCGAGCCTGCGGGCGCGGGCCGGAGACGCGGCTGAAATCTGGCGGGCGTACACCAAGCGCGAGCTGACGCCGGACTTCGTGCCCACGGGGCGCTTCCAGGGCGACGGGCCGCGCCGCGACAACCGCTTCAATGGACCCCCGCGAGGAGACCGTCCCCAGGGAGACCGGCCGCCGCGCGGAGACCGTCCGCAGGGCGAGCGCTTCCCGCGAGGCACCGGCGACGGTCCGCGTCCGTGGCGCGAGCAGGGCGCGAGGTCCCCGGAGCAGCAGGGCCCTCGGGAGATGCGTCCCCAGGGAGACCGTCCGCCCCGCAACGACCGTCCCATGGGAGACCGGCCGCCGCGCAACGACCGTCCGCAGGGCGAGCGCTTCCCTCAGGCAGACCGGCCTCCGCGCAACGACCGTCCGCAGGGCGAGCGCTTCCCGCAGGCAGACCGGCCGCCGCGCAACGACCGTCCCCAGGGCGAGCGCTTCCCGCGGGGAGACCGTCCACCGCGGGGTGACCGTCCACAGGGCGAGCGTTTCTCCCAGGGAGACCGGCCGCCGCGTAACGACCGTCCGCAGGGCGAGCGCTTCCCGCAGGGAGAGCGTGCGCGGGGCGAGCGTTTTCCGCGTGGGAACGGTGAAGGCCAGCGTCAGTGGGGAGAGCAGGGCGCGAGGCCCTCGGAGCAGCAACCGGGGCAGCAGGGCCCACGGGGGCGTCCTCCGGAGCGGAGGAGCGATCGGCCCGATCGGGGGCCGCGTCAGCCTCGGAGCGGTGGCGGTGGTCCGGCGGTGTCCTACGTGAAGTCCCCGGCCGTCCCTTCCGCTTCGCCGTCGAAGCCGGAAGACGAATCCTAG